In one Balaenoptera acutorostrata chromosome 5, mBalAcu1.1, whole genome shotgun sequence genomic region, the following are encoded:
- the SH3TC1 gene encoding SH3 domain and tetratricopeptide repeat-containing protein 1 isoform X3, whose amino-acid sequence MGSYPTDLTLQLLAVQRKSGLPDPSLQQVLRGRLRLLENDSWQVARALGELSARLLSIHSDQDRIVVTFKTFEEIWKFSTYHALGFTHHCLENLLVDQTFWLLEPDEDEETAIQVHVDEEALKLTHESLLFQEGPFFVRCPDHHVRVMSGLQPLRQASGFPQAEAAPAVDSLAPSHSTSSEEGTAVEPLIPFHQWALRVPWDPINDSMGGPVMPDIQPMAVGLASAVADCQGSGPEEMTFRGGDHIEILGAQVPGLPWFLGRHAASGQVAFVQTSLIRVQGQASDLESVIFLNEEERSFFSSEGRFSEEDARQLLRRTSSMDVCTVYSLDTEEAETEQQEEHEMPPPCLHPEPRETLQKVKNVLERCKSCQGCPKEPTSPGAHGASSGASSPDTKSCRGCPEKPGSPGVHGASSGASSPDTKEPSFCLDAGAERADPEALGSLLLFLDKPGFEAGFQGLYDLSPPQLSGAFGGFTDEEELARLLAEARGLAKKAGLPMALARLCFLLGRLCVRRLKLSQARVYFEEALGALGGRFGDLVLVAAVYTGLAAVHLRQKNREKCGQMVPKALALLLGTPGHVGGSEAESALLQLGLRRAIGARSPQAEARACFLLAEHHARVKQPEEALPFLERLLQLHGAWGASGASWPIDCYLLLADVYSRKCLPQLALSCVKVATRRARGSLDSALRSAALVLRNSPRLPRLPAQLAPYLLRALASPASGAGRALRGPIYASLAQLHSHHGRQGRAIAFMTRAAETDAQTGGRTVVDRLVALAWLHVLHRQIPAALDILESVLEAAVASLDQEGVIANMVAIALKRMGRTRQAAESYYRALRVARRLGCQRNKAVVLANFGTLCLQTGAGRLAQHYFLEAVKLFSRLPSGECGPDFTQVLLRLGHLCTRRALTRQGKCYYEWAFLVAVETDHLESQLHAVQRLCHFYSTVMPSEAQCVVYHEFQLSLARRVADKVLEGQLLEAISQLYLSLGTERAYKSALEYTKRSLGIFIDLQKKEKEAYAWLQAGKIYYILQQNELVDLYIQVAQNAALYTGDPKLGLQLFEAAGDIFFNGTWEREKAVSFYRDRALPLAVTTGSQEAELRLCNKLAALLAKTEAPQEGLEFAHTALALSVTLGDRLNERVAYHRLAALHQQLGRGELAEHFYLKALSLCTSPLEFDEETLYYVKVYLVLGDIIFYDLKDPLDAAGYYQLALAAAVDLGDKEAQMKIYMRLAAIYHNFLLDREKSLFFYQKARTFATELNIRRGHLAPGRCCGRAAWLVPGPPS is encoded by the exons ATGGGCTCCTACCCCACAG ACCTGACCTTGCAGCTGCTGGCTGTGCAGAGGAAGAGCGGATTGCCCGACCCCAGCCTGCAGCAGGTCCTGCGGGGCCGGCTCCGTCTTCTGGAGAATGACAGCTGGCAGGTGGCCCGTGCCCTCGGG GAGCTATCGGCCAGGCTGTTGTCCATCCACAGTGACCAGGATCGGATTGTGGTGACGTTTAAGACTTTCGAAGAAATCTGGAAGTTCTCCACCTACCACGCTCTCG GCTTCACTCATCACTGCCTGGAAAACCTGCTCGTGGACCAGACATTCTGGCTGCTCGAGCCTGACGAGGACGAGGAGACGGCCATCCAAGTCCACGTGGACGAGGAGGCCTTGAAGCTGACACACGAGAGCCTCCTTTTCCAGGAAG GGCCTTTCTTTGTCCGGTGTCCTGACCACCACGTGAGAGTGATGAGTGGCCTCCAGCCCCTCAGGCAGGCTTCGGGGTTTCCCCAGGCAGAGGCGGCACCGGCAGTGGACTCTTTGGCCCCCAGCCACAGCACGTCCTCGGAGGAGGGGACAGCAGTGGAGCCTTTGATTCCGTTCCATCA ATGGGCTCTTAGGGTCCCCTGGGACCCCATCAACGACTCCATGGGTGGACCTGTGATGCCGGACATCCAGCCAATGG CTGTGGGCCTGGCCTCGGCCGTGGCGGACTGCCAGGGCTCAGGGCCTGAAGAGATGACCTTCCGAGGCGGTGACCACATCGAGATCCTGGGTGCCCAGGTGCCTGGCCTGCCCTGGTTCCTGGGCCGGCACGCGGCCTCCGGCCAGGTCGCCTTTGTGCAGACGAGCCTCATCCGTGTGCAGGGCCAAGCGTCTGA cttggAAAGTGTGATTTTTCTCAATGAAGAGGAAAGGTCTTTCTTCAGCAGCGAAGGACGCTTTTCTGAGGAGGACGCCAGGCAGCTACTGAGGAGGACGTCCAGCATGGACGTCTGCACTGTGTACAGCTTGG ACACAGAAGAAGCTGAGACAGAGCAGCAGGAAGAACATG AGATGCCCCCGCCTTGCCTGCACCCAGAGCCACGTGAGACCCTGCAGAAGGTGAAGAATGTCCTAGAACGATGCAAGTCCTGCCAGGGCTGCCCCAAGGAGCCAACGTCCCCGGGTGCCCACGGGGCCTCCAGTGGTGCGAGCTCGCCGGACACCAAGTCCTGCCGGGGTTGCCCTGAGAAGCCAGGGTCCCCGGGTGTCCACGGGGCCTCCAGTGGTGCGAGCTCGCCGGACACCAAGGAGCCCTCCTTCTGCCTGGACGCCGGGGCTGAGCGGGCTGACCCGGAGGCCCTGGGCTCCCTGCTGCTGTTCTTGGACAAGCCCGGCTTCGAGGCCGGCTTCCAGGGCCTGTACGACCTCTCCCCGCCCCAGCTGAGCGGCGCGTTCGGCGGCTTCACTGACGAAGAGGAGCTGGCCCGGCTTCTGGCTGAGGCCCGGGGGCTGGCCAAGAAGGCCGGGCTGCCCATGGCCCTGGCCAGGCTCTGCTTCCTGCTGGGGCGGCTGTGCGTGCGGCGGCTGAAGCTGTCCCAGGCCCGCGTGTACTTCGAGGAAGCCCTGGGGGCGCTGGGGGGCCGCTTCGGAGACCTCGTCCTGGTGGCGGCCGTGTACACCGGCCTGGCCGCTGTCCACCTGCGGCAGAAGAACAGGGAGAAGTGTGGGCAGATGGTGCCCAAGGCCTTGGCCCTGCTCCTCGGGACGCCCGGCCACGTGGGCGGCTCCGAGGCCGAGTCGGCGCTCCTGCAGCTCGGCCTGCGGAGGGCTATCGGCGCCCGCAGCCCGCAGGCCGAGGCCCGGGCCTGCTTCCTGCTGGCCGAGCACCACGCCCGCGTCAAGCAGCCCGAGGAGGCCCTGCCCTTCCTGGAGAGGCTGCTGCAGCTGCACGGGGCCTGGGGGGCCTCGGGCGCCTCGTGGCCCATAGACTGCTACCTGCTGCTGGCGGACGTCTACAGCCGCAAGTGCCTCCCGCAGCTGGCGCTGAGCTGCGTCAAGGTGGCCACGCGGCGGGCGCGGGGCTCGCTGGACAGCGCGCTCCGGAGCGCGGCCCTGGTCCTGCGGAACAGCCCCCGgctcccccgcctccccgcccAGCTCGCCCCCTACCTCCTGCGGGCCCTGGCCTCCCCGGCCTCGGGCGCGGGGCGGGCGCTGCGTGGCCCCATCTACGCCAGCCTGGCCCAGCTGCACAGCCACCACGGGCGACAGGGCAGGGCTATCGCCTTCATGACGCGGGCCGCGGAGACGGACGCCCAGACTGGCGGCCGCACGGTCGTGGACCGCCTGGTGGCCCTCGCCTGGTTGCACGTGCTTCACAGGCAGATCCCGGCAGCCCTGGACATCTTGGAGTCCGTCCTGGAGGCGGCGGTGGCCTCCCTGGACCAGGAGGGCGTGATCGCCAACATGGTAGCTATTGCCCTGAAGAGGATGGGCAGGACTCGGCAGGCGGCCGAGAGCTACTACCGCGCCCTGCGGGTTGCCAGGCGCCTGGGTTGCCAGCGGAACAAGGCGGTGGTCCTGGCCAACTTCGGGACCCTGTGCCTGCAGACCGGCGCCGGCAGGCTGGCCCAGCACTACTTCCTGGAGGCCGTGAAGCTCTTCTCGCGGCTGCCCAGCGGAGAGTGCGGCCCAGACTTCACCCAGGTGCTCCTGCGGCTGGGTCACCTGTGCACCCGCAGGGCTCTCACCCGGCAGGGCAAGTGCTACTACGAGTGGGCCTTTCTGGTCGCCGTGGAGACGGACCATTTGGAGA GCCAGTTGCACGCCGTCCAGCGGCTGTGTCACTTCTACAGCACGGTCATGCCCAGTGAGGCCCAGTGCGTCGTCTACCACGAGTTCCAGCTTTCGCTGGCCCGCAGGGTGGCTGACAAGGTGCTGGAGGGGCAGCTCCTGGAGGCCATCAGCCAACTCTACCTGTCCCTGGGCACCGAGCG GGCCTACAAATCCGCGCTGGAGTACACCAAGCGCAGTCTGGGGATATTCATCGACCtgcagaagaaggagaaagaggcatATGCCTGGCTGCAGGCGGGGAAGATCTACTACATCCTCCAGCAGAACGAGCTGGTGGATCTCTACATCCAG GTGGCACAGAACGCGGCCCTGTACACAGGGGACCCCAAGCTGGGGCTGCAGCTCTTTGAGGCGGCTGGAGACATCTTCTTCAATGGGACCTGGGAGCGGGAGAAAGCCGTGTCCTTCTACCGG GACCGGGCACTGCCCCTGGCCGTGACCACGGGGAGCCAGGAGGCCGAGCTGCGGCTGTGCAACAAGCTGGCAGCGCTGCTGGCCAAGACGGAGGCGCCGCAGGAGGGCCTGGAGTTCGCCCACACGGCCCTGGCGCTCAGCGTCACCCTGG GGGACCGGCTGAACGAGCGCGTGGCCTACCATCGGCTGGCCGCGCTGCACCAGCAGCTGGGCCGCGGGGAGCTGGCAGAGCACTTCTACCTCAAGGCGCTCTCGCTCTGCACCTCGCCGCTGGAGTTTGACGAGGAGACCCTGTACTACGTGAAGGTGTATCTGGTGCTTGGCGACATCATCTTCTACGACCTCAAG GACCCGCTCGACGCGGCTGGGTATTACCAGCTGGCGCTGGCAGCGGCCGTGGACCTGGGCGACAAGGAGGCGCAGATGAAGATCTACATGCGCCTGGCTGCCATCTACCACAACTTCCTCCTGGACCGTGAGAAGTCCCTGTTCTTCTACCAGAAGGCTCGGACCTTTGCCACCGAGCTCAACATCCGCCGGGGACACCTGGCCCCTGGGCGGTGCTGCGGGCGGGCGGCCTGGCTGGTCCCCGGGCCCCCGTCCTGA